The Desulfobotulus pelophilus genome segment CACAGGCCTTTCTGAGTTCATCCGGATGTCCATGGGCCATGAACCGGTCCGGTATTCCCACTCGTTTCAGGGGGCAAATCAGGCCTTCTTCTGCAAAAAATTCCAGTACGGAACTGCCGAAACCGCCCGCAGCCACGCCTTCTTCCAGTGTGATCACAGGTTTTTGGCTGGAGCCTATTTCCCTGAGCAGATCCTGATCAAGGGGTTTTAGGAATCTGGCATCCACAACGGCCGCATCAATGCCTTCTTCCGCTAATATGTCCGCCGCAGAAAGGGCCTCCTGAACAGGTCGGCCCAGTGCCAGAAGGGTCAGATCCCTGCCATTTCGCAAAACTTCTCCCTTGCCAATTTTCAGCGGTTCCGTTTCCCAGTTAACAGCCGCTCCTGTGCCCGCTCCCCTGGGATAACGTATGGCACAGGGACCATTGTGGCCTATGCCGGTTTTCAGCATGGCAACCAGCTGGGCTTCATTTCTGGGAGCCATAATCACCAGGTTGGGAATGGGTCGGAGGAAAGCCATATCGAAGAGACCATGGTGAGTAGGGCCATCGTCACCCACAAATCCTGCCCGGTCAATGGCGAAAAGAACGGGATGTCCGTCAAGGCAGACATCATGGATAATCTGATCATAGGCCCGCTGCAGAAAGGTGGAATAGATGGCCACCACAGGCCGGTAACCCTCCGTTGCTAGGCCAGCGGCAAACGTGACCGCATGTTGTTCTGCTATACCCACATCAAAAAAACGATCCTTGTATTGTTTTGCAAAGGCGGAAAGACCGGTTCCCTCAGGCATGGCTGCTGTAATGGCCAGAAGGGCCGGATTTTCTTCTGCCATATGGCAGATGGTTTGTCCGAAAATATCCGTATAGGCCGGAGCAGAAGGCGGGGAAGGGTGCTTGATTCCTGTCCGGATATCGAAGGGGGCAATACCGTGAAAAAGGGTAGGATTTTTTTCGGCTGGTGGATATCCCATTCCTTTTCGAGTGGTTACATGGAGAAGGACAGGCTCATCAAGGGTTTTGATATTTTCCAGTATGTCAATCAGATGGTCCAGCCTGTGCCCGTTGATGGGGCCAAAATAATCAAAGTTAAAAGCCTCAAAGAGCATGCCGGGCGTAGTAAAAGCCTTGAAGGATTCTTCGGTACGTTTTGCCAGCTGATAGACATCATCGCCTATTTTAGGAAGTGACTTCAAAAATCTGCCGAATTCAGCGCGGAGGTCCTGAAGGTATTTGGCCGAAAATGTGCGGCTTAAAAAAGAAGACAGGGCTCCCACATTGGGTGAAATGGACATATCATTGTCATTCAGGATGACCAGAAGGTTCCCCCTGGAATCTCCTGCATGGTTGAGAGCCTCATAGGCCAGTCCTGCGGTCATGGATCCGTCTCCGATAACGGCCACAATCTTGTGGGCGTCTCCGGAAAGTTTTTTTCCATGGGCCATGCCCAGCCCGGCGGAAATGGATGTGCTGGAATGGCCTGTGCTGAAGGCATCATAGATACTTTCCGTAATACGGGGAAAGCCAGAAATGCCACCGGGTTTTCTTAGAGTATCAAAGGCCTGACTGCGGCCGGTAACAAGTTTGTGGGCATAGGACTGATGGCCCACATCCCATATAAGCCGGTCTCTGGGAGTGTCAAAGACATAGTGAATGGCAAGGGTCAGTTCCACTGCTCCGAGGCTGGAAGCAAGGTGACCACCATTTCGGGAAGTCACATCAATAATTTTTGCACGAATTTCACTGGCAAGACGGGGAAGATCCGAACGATCCAGTTGTTTCAGGTCTGCCGGTGAATGGATGGTATCCAGTAAGGCCAAAGTACAGACTCCTTCATCAAAACAAAAAGGCATAAGACTCATTTTCTGCGTTCCAGTACATAGGAAGCCAGCAGTCGAAGGGAATCCGCTCCCGTACCAAAATCCTTCAGGCTGTCCAGCGCACCCAGAATAAGTTCCGATGCCAGGGATTGTGTCGCCTCCAGGCCGAGCAGGGAAGGGTAGGTGGCTTTCTGACTCTGGGCATCGGAGCCTGCCGCCTTGCCCATCTCCAAAGGATCTCCTGTCACATCAAGAAGATCATCCGTTACCTGAAAAGCCAGTCCCAGAAGACTGCCATAGAGAGAAAGGGACTGCATCTGCCGGGGGCTTGCTCCGGCCAGAAGGGCACCACTTTTTACGGATACTTCTATCAGTGCAGCCGTTTTCAGTTTGTGCAGGGTTTCCAGTTCCTCACGTTCTATTTTTCTGCCTTCGGAGGCAAGATCCAGCATCTGTCCTGCAACCATGCCCCGGGGACCGGCTGATCTGGCAATTTCTCCTATGATCTCGATCAGAAGTCCGGGGTTTTTATGCTTGTGTTTCGAAGATGCCATGCATTCGAATGCAAAAGTCAGGAGGGCGTCTCCTGCCAGTATGGCCGTTCCTTCATCAAAGGCCCTGTGGCATGTGGGAATGCCCCTGCGAAGATCATCGTTGTCCATGGCCGGCAGGTCGTCATGGATGAGGGAATAGGTGTGGATCAATTCGAGGCTGCAGGCCACCTCCCTGCACATCTCCATGGCATCCAGCCTGTTTTCCAGAATGGTTTCGGCTGCAGCCATACATAATACGGGCCGCAGCCGCTTTCCGCCGGCCATCAGAGAATGGAACATGGCTGCCTGAAGACGTGGGGAGGGAGAAGACATCCGAACAAGACATTCCTTAAGGGCATCTTCCATCCATTGATGGCACTGCGCCAGATACGTCGCAAGGTCCGGATTCATGTAAAGGATTCCTCTTCAGAAGGGGGAGACGGCAGAAAAGGCCGTTCTTCTCCTGACTCGGTGAGTTTGGTAAGTCTGGACTCCGCATCATCCAGACAGTCATTGCAATATTTGGAAAGTTTCATGCCGTCCTCAAATTTTCGGATAGCTTTTTCCAAAGGAAGATCACCCGTTTCCAGTTCTTCCACAATGCCCTGTAATTGCGCAAGGGCTTCTTCAAAGCTTTTTTTAGCCATGGTCTATTTCCTCAATACGGCAGTGGACGGTTCCGCTTGCCAGCAGAATTTCTACCCTGTCTCCAATGCAGAGATTTCGGGTGTGTTTGAGAACTGTCTGCCCGGGAAGGACACGGGCTACGGCATAGCCACGGTCCAGAATGGAAAAAGGACTCAGGTTTTCCAGCCGGAGGGTCAGATTTTTTGTGATCATGCGGTGCTGATGCAACTCACGCTCAAGAAGAAGATGGAGCCCCTTATGCAAGGTCGATAATGTTTCATGGTCCTTCTGCAACCGGCGTATCAACAGGGTAGGGGAGATGGCTTTCTGTGTCCATGAGGCCTGCCGTGCTTTCCATGTCAGCAGGCGTTGAAACCGCCGGATCAGTTTCTGTTCCGTATCATCGACGCGCATGCGACAAAGAGCCAGATGACGGCTGGGGTGCAGCAGTTTTTCCGTACGGTTACGATTTTTTTCCCTGAGCCGTTCCAATTGTTTTCTAAAGGCGTTTGTAAGCTGTTTTTCCATAGCAGAAAGCCTGGATTGCAACTCCTTTTTGTGCGGAACAGCGGCTTCCGCTGCTGCCGTAGGGGTCGATGCCCTGTAGTCAGCTACAAAATCGGCAATGGTGAAGTCCGTTTCATGACCCACTCCCGTGATAACGGGAATTTCGGAATTAAAAATGGAGCGGGCAACAGCCTCACTGTTAAAGGCAGCCAGATCCTCAAGGGATCCGCCGCCCCGGGCCAGGATGATAATATCACTGGCCCTCTTTTCATTAATCAGTGCAAAGGCCCGACAGATATCACCTGCTGCTTCCTGCCCCTGAACCCGTACCGGAGCTATTTCTATGGAGAGTGCAGGAAACCGGTTGCGTAAAACCTTGAGCATGTCATGGAGGGCGGCGCCATCCGGAGAGGTGATTAAACTGATGCGAAGGGGAAGAAAGGGAAGCTTTCGCTTGCAGGCAGCATCAAACAGACCTTCGGCCTCCAGACGGATCTTGAGCTGTTCAAAGGCCAGCTGGAGGGAGCCCGCGCCGGAAGGTTCCAGATATTCCAGAATGAGCTGGTAACTGCCCCGGGGAGAGTATACGGAAAGCCGTCCGAAACCGATGGCTTTGAGTCCATTTTCAACCTGAAAACGGAGCTGGCGGTTCTGACCCCGGAACATAATGGCCGCTATCTGTGCTTCCTGATCTTTCAGGACAAAATACAGGTGTCCGGAAGAGGGTTTTGACAGATTGGAAACTTCACCTGTAATCCATACAAAGGGATAGGCGGACTCCAGACGGGAACGGATATCCGAAGTGAGTTCGGATACGGTATGGATTTTTCGGGTTTCTTTTCCCAAAATATCTGTCCCCATTTGAGTCTGTTGTGCCTTTCCCTAAGGGTAACAGCAGGAAGCATCACTTCTGTTTTTTTTGCTCAGGCTTCAAACTTCCGAAGGCTTGCGCAGAAGCAGGTGCGGAAATGGTGCAAATCCTATGCTTTTTTAAAAAATTTGACAAGCGTTTCGGATCTCTTCATCCATATTCCTTTTTTATATAAAACCTATAATGTGCATTATGTAAACCAATATCAACGGAATGGTTGCTTTATCCGTTCCACCGTTTTGTACAGCCTTTTGAGTTCAGGACAGATGCTTTCCATCCTCCGCATTTGACAGCAGGATTTTTTTACAGCAAATGGCATCAAATTTTGATTCCAGTCCTTTTTTTCCCTTTTAATAATTATTCTCGCTGCTTCTCGTCTTTTTTTTTGTCTGTTTTTGTTTGAATATGGAAAAAAACAGCGCTTTTTTCCGACTTTTCTTGATTCGAAGGCCAGCCTTTCTTATATTATCCAGTTGAAAGACTGCAGAAATTCAGGTTCTTCCGTGATCCTGAAAAAGAAAATCCATAGGGATTTTCTCCTGCCAGGAAAATCAATGCAACGTGTAAACATACTTTAGGAGGAAAAAAGCATGGAAAAGATCCTTGCTCCCAATGAAGCCACCCGCGCCCATGTGAACGGCTTTATTCAGAGTGTCTACAACTGGATGGCCATTGGTCTTGCCGTTACCGGAGGTCTGGCTTATCTGGTTTCAGAGATGTTTGTGGTACCACCCGGTCTTTTTCTTATTCTTGTTGTTGCTCAGCTGGGAATGGTGTTCGTGCTTGCGGGTAAAATTCAGTCCCTTTCCGCTTCAACGGCCACGGGGCTTTTTGTTCTGTACGCGGCGCTCAACGGAGTCACCCTTTCCTGGATCTTTTTAGTTTATACCAATGCGTCCATTGTCTCCACATTCTTTATCTGTGCCCTGACCTTTGCCGCTGCCAGTGCCTATGGCATGGTGACCAAAAAAGATCTGACAAGTTTTGGTGGCTTTCTGATGATGGGACTCATTGGTATCATCATTGCCTCCGTGGTCAATCTTTTTCTGCGTAGCCCTGCTATGACCATGATTGTCAGCTATATCGGCGTATTTGTTTTTGTGGGACTGGCTGCCTGGGATACACAGAAAATTAAGCAGATGGCACTGTCACAGCCTGCCGATCTGGATAACGCCACCCTGAGAAAAGGCGCTATTTTTGGTGCCCTCTCTCTTTACCTGGATTTCATCAACCTTTTTATTATGATGCTGCATATCTTTGGGAACAGGGATTGATTGTACCAGAGATGGCAGGCACCCTAACGGCTACCTGATAAAACAGGCGCTGTTCCCCTGCTATAAGGAGAACAGCGCCTGTTCCGTATGCAAAAATCTTCCTGAGTTTGGCATGCCTATGCAGAGGGTGTGGCGTTCTTTGCGTCAGGGTCTTTAACCCGTCCGTACACATCATCAAAACGAACGATGTCGTCTTCGCCCAAATAGCTCCCGGACTGAACCTCAATGAGATCCAGAGGTATTTTCCCCGGATTTTCCAGCCTGTGGGTCACACCCAGAGGAATATAAATGGATTCGTCTTCCCTGAGAAGAATTTCCTCATCACCTCTCTGCACCACAGCCGTTCCCCTCACCACAACCCAGTGTTCCGCCCGATGGTAATGTTTTTGTGCGGAAAGCTTGGCTCCCGGTTTAACGGTGATCCGTTTAACCTGGAAACGATTATCCATGGCAATGGTTTCATAGCTGCCCCAGGGGCGGTAGACTCTTCGATGGGATATGGCTTCCCCCCTCCCTATGAGCCGCATGTAATCCACCATTTTACGAACATCCTGCACCCTGTCTCTGGGAGAAACAAGCACGGCGTCCGGGGTTTCCACCACTATATGATTTTCAAGGCCCACGGCAGCCACCAGACGGCTTTCTGCATGGAGAAATGAGTTCCGGACATCATGGGTCAGTACATCGCCATGAATGACATTGGATTGTAAATCTTTTTCCCCAACCTGCCAGAGAGCTTCCCATGAGCCGAGATCACTCCACCCTGCTTTCAGGGGGATCATGGCACCCTTTTGGGTTTTCTCCATAACGGCATAGTCTATGGAATCGGAAGGAGAGGCATGAAAGCTGGGCCCATCCAGGCGGATAAAATCCAGGTCCGTTGCGGCCTTTCTCCGGGCCGCTTCACAGTTGGAGAGTATTTCCGGAACCAGCGTGCGCAGTTCTTCCAGTATGGTGGATGCCTTGAAAAGAAACATGCCGGAATTCCAGAAGTAATTTCCTGAAGCCACATAGGAAGTGGCCGTTTCCAGATCCGGTTTTTCCACAAATCGTTCAATGGCAAAGGCACAGGAAGAAAGGGGGACTCCTTTCTGGATATAGCCATATCCTGTTTCCGGGCCATCGGGTACAATGCCAAAGGTGATGAGCCTGTCCTTTTCCGCCTCCCCTGCCCCTTCCCGGACAGCAGACAAAAATGCTTGCGTATCCGCAATGAAGTGATCGGCCGGAAGTACGAGAATCAGTGGGTCATTATGACGGGATGCGGCTTCCATGGCGCAGACGGCAATGGCTGGAGCCGTGTTGCGTCCTTCCGGTTCAAGCAGAATGGTTTCTGGACAGATATTGAGCTGACGCAGTTGTTCTGCAACCATAAAACGGTGATCATCATTGCATATGACAATGGGACTGACAGCTTCGGATAAATTGGCAAGGCGCAACGCGGTTTCCTGCAGCATGGTACGGGAGCTGTTCAGAGCAATGAGCTGTTTGGGGTAGAGCTGGCGGGAAAGGGGCCACAGCCTGGATCCGGATCCGCCTGCAAGGATAATAGGGACAATGACATTTTTTTTCATGAATGACTCCGGGATAAAAAATAAAACATCGAAACGCTAAGCCCTTTTCCTGCGGTTATCCCGTACAGGCCTGGAGGGCATCCTGAATTCTTCGGCAGTAAGTTTCTGCTTTGTCCCTGGTGGGAGCTTCCACCATTATCCGGCACATGGATTCCGTTCCCGAATAACGCACAAGGATACGGCCGGCTGTCCCTAGTGTTCTCCGCACAGCTTCCATCTCGTTTTGGACTGGAGCCAGCGTTTCCAAAGGGATTTTTTCTTTCACAGGCACATTGATCAGCACCTGCGGATAAAGGTTCATGCAGGAGGCCAGTTTTTCCAGAGGAGTCTTCAGACACAGCACGGCAAGTTTCACTGCCGCAAAAAGACCGTCTCCTGTACAGTGGGGGCCAAGAAAAATGATATGACCCGAATCTTCCCCACCAATGAGAGCCCGATGTTCCTGCATGCGTTCCAGTACCTGCCGATCGCCTACCCCTGTGATCTCATGCCGGATTCCTGCCTCTGCAAGGCTTTGACCAAGGCCGAGGTTACTCATGACCGTGCTGACCAGAACGGGAGGATGTAAAGTCCCCTCTTCCAAGGCGGCTCTGGCAAAAATGGCAAGGAGCGCATCACCGCTGATTTTGTGCCCGGAAGCATCTACGGCGATGAGCCGATCACCGTCGCCATCAAAAGCCAGACCCGCATGGGCTCCGACCTCACATACCCGATGGGAAAGCCTTTCCGTATGCTGTGACCCAACTCCTTCATTGATATTGTACCCATCGGGTTCTGCGCCCAGTACATGGATCTCTGCACCAAGGGCTTGAAAGACGGCCGGTGCAGCCCGGAACATGGCACCGTTGGATGTGTCCAGAACAAGACGCAAATCCTTGAGGGAGGCCTGGGTTCCGGCAGCACTCCGGATAACAAACTCCATGTAATCGCTAATACAATTGACGGGAAGAAGCTTTTGACCCATGGGGTAAGGCTCGGTTTCCACGGGGGTGTGCAGCCGGTCCGTAATCTCCCTTTCCTCCTTTTCGCTGAGCTTGAAGCCTCCTTTTCCGAAAAACTTGAGACCATTATCATGATAAGGATTATGGGATGCGGAAATAACCGCTCCTGCATGGGCATGCCCGGCACGGACGGCCAGAGCCACGGCAGGAGTAGGAAGGATGCCGTCATCGATAACATGCACCCCCGCTTCCATCAGGCCAGCGGCAAGGGATGCGGCAAGCATGTCTCCGGAGTAACGGGTATCACGGCCGATGATAACGACGGGGGATGATGAACCCGATATTCCTGATCGGGTTCGCAGCCAGCTTCCAAAAGCTTTTCCAAGCCCAAGAACACTACGGGCATCCATGGGAGGACAGCCAACACGGCCACGGATTCCGTCTGTGCCAAAAATGTTGTCCATTGTTTCTCCTTGAAAATCATTGGGCGGAGAGGATTTCCCATGCCCGTTGAAGCCGATCATCCACCAGAGACTGAAGCCATGATCTCCCCGCCTCCCTCCATTGATCATCCATGGAGGCAAGGGTGGAAAGATAGCTTTCTTTTACCTTCATTGTTTGTAAAAAATCCGCACGATGACGGATGATATTCCTACTTTCAGTTTCACGGGTATCCCGGCCAAGGAGAGCGCAGACAGTATCCGCTTTTTCCGACCAGACTCTGCCTATGCCCTTCTCTTCTCCGTGAAAAGCGGCAACCTTATTCCGCAATTGGATAAGACGCTTGATTCGTTCAGCAATGCCGGATTCTACCTGAAGAAGGAGGCCTTCATACAGTTCAAAGGGAAACGTTGAATCCAGAAATTGATGACGTACATGCCGGTACCATTCCCTGAGGGCGTGAAGATTGGCTATATAAGTGAAGTTATTTTGCAGAATTTTCTTCAGCCCAGGATACTTCCCCGGTACTCTTTCCACATTCCCTGCCTTGAGGCTGGAACCAAAAATCAACCGGTTTTCACGAAGTTCATCTTTACGCTGCAGGGTACCTGCTGCCACAACCGTACCAAAGGCCAGACGACATGGGCCTACCAGGCCACCTTGTCCTCCGAGAAAAACAGGAGGCTTGTTGAGCATGACGCCCGAAGGAACGTCCCCAATCAGGGAAGCCGTTGCCTTATCCTGATTGGGTGTAAAATTAAAATGAATGTAGCTGCTGCCCACCTCACTGTGATTGTCTGGCCCTGTACCGCCTGCCATGAGAATATCGCAGAAGTTTATCTGGCTTCCGAGGGTAACGTAGGGAAAAAGGATGGTCTGCTTCAATCCCACGCTATGGGCAATGGATGCCCTTTCCTCAAGGATTGTTCCTCCACGGACATGGCTTCCGGAACCTGCCTGCGCTCCCTCAAGAAAAACCGCCTCCTGAAAATAACCACCTTTCAGGTGTACATGGCAGCCAGTGCGGACATTGTGAAGGACCGTGCTCCCCTCCCCTCCCAGGCAGGACCCCCGAAGAATAAGTGTGTCAGAGCCAGAGATCCGTGTGCCCGGATGGAGAGTGACTCCGCTCTCGATACGTTTTTCGCGGATATCATCGGCAATGAAAACCTGTGAGGGATCGGGCATGCGAACTCCCTTTTCTAAAAGCCTTGCCTGAATACCTTGCATGCTGATAAACTCCAAATTTATGGAAAAATCTGTAGCAACCCGGCTCATGCGCTCAGCTGTAAGGCATGATCAGGATACCTACCCTTTCTTTTATTCATGGCTTCATATCATAAAGCAAAGCAGGACGCACACACCATGCCAATTTTCCATGATAAAAAATTAAAAAATCTTTCTTTGAAAATGAAGGAACCTGCCTTCCATCTGCGCAGTCTGCTGCAGGATAAGGAGCGTTGCGCTGCCTTATTCTATGAAGGCGGCGGACTGTATCTCGATCTTTGTCGTCAGAATATGAATTCAGAAGTCATGGTAACCCTGACGGAAAAAGCCAGAGAACGCGGTGTTCGTCAATCTTTTCAGGATATGATGGCAGGCCTCAAGGTGAATGCCAGTGAAAAAAGGGCGGTCCTGCATACCGCGGCAAGAAATCCCGGGGCTCCTGTCTGGGTGGATGGCAACGATGCTGCAGCCATGCTGGCAACAGTCCTTCGAAAGATTTTTGCCTTTGCGGATGCTGCTCACAACGGGGAAATCCTTGGTTCGGCTGGTAACCGGTTCTCCCATGTACTGGTTGTGGGTATTGGAGGTTCCCGCCTCGGAACGGAGGCCGTATATGAGGCTCTGAAAGCCCGCCACCCAGTTTGGCTGCCGCTGGTCTTTCTTTCCACCATAGATCCCAATGCCTTTTATCTGCAGACACGGGAACTGAATCCCAAAACAACCCTTGTTCTTGTTGTCTCCAAAAGCTTTACAACAAGAGAGGTTGCCATGAATCAGAAGATGGTCCGTAACTGGCTCAAAAACTCAGGGGTGGAGCCATCGGATCACATGATTCATGTCACGGCAAAGGGGAGCCCGGGTGATTGTAAACAGGATATATGCCGGGATGTCTTTCACATGTTCGAATTTATCGGAGGACGTTACAGTGCATCCTCAGCGGTGGGTACTCTTCCCCTGAGTCTTGCCTTTGGCAAGGACGTTGTGGAAAGATTTCTTGCCGGATGCAGGGAGATGGATGCTCATGCAGCACAGGCACCGGAAGAAAAAAATTTGCCACTTCTGGCTGCCTTATGCGATATCTGGAACGGTGAATATCTTGGATTTCCTGCCTTTGTTATGGTCCCCTATGCAGCCCCTTTGTTGTTTTTTTCTTTCCACATGCAACAGCTGTACATGGAAAGTCTGGGCAAAGGACAAACCCTTTCTGGTCAACCCATTCCGCCGGAAAAACAGGCCATGCTTTGCTTCGGGCATATTGGAACCGATGCCCAGC includes the following:
- the dxs gene encoding 1-deoxy-D-xylulose-5-phosphate synthase codes for the protein MALLDTIHSPADLKQLDRSDLPRLASEIRAKIIDVTSRNGGHLASSLGAVELTLAIHYVFDTPRDRLIWDVGHQSYAHKLVTGRSQAFDTLRKPGGISGFPRITESIYDAFSTGHSSTSISAGLGMAHGKKLSGDAHKIVAVIGDGSMTAGLAYEALNHAGDSRGNLLVILNDNDMSISPNVGALSSFLSRTFSAKYLQDLRAEFGRFLKSLPKIGDDVYQLAKRTEESFKAFTTPGMLFEAFNFDYFGPINGHRLDHLIDILENIKTLDEPVLLHVTTRKGMGYPPAEKNPTLFHGIAPFDIRTGIKHPSPPSAPAYTDIFGQTICHMAEENPALLAITAAMPEGTGLSAFAKQYKDRFFDVGIAEQHAVTFAAGLATEGYRPVVAIYSTFLQRAYDQIIHDVCLDGHPVLFAIDRAGFVGDDGPTHHGLFDMAFLRPIPNLVIMAPRNEAQLVAMLKTGIGHNGPCAIRYPRGAGTGAAVNWETEPLKIGKGEVLRNGRDLTLLALGRPVQEALSAADILAEEGIDAAVVDARFLKPLDQDLLREIGSSQKPVITLEEGVAAGGFGSSVLEFFAEEGLICPLKRVGIPDRFMAHGHPDELRKACGLDAHSIVQVARNLLKKAAA
- a CDS encoding polyprenyl synthetase family protein; this encodes MNPDLATYLAQCHQWMEDALKECLVRMSSPSPRLQAAMFHSLMAGGKRLRPVLCMAAAETILENRLDAMEMCREVACSLELIHTYSLIHDDLPAMDNDDLRRGIPTCHRAFDEGTAILAGDALLTFAFECMASSKHKHKNPGLLIEIIGEIARSAGPRGMVAGQMLDLASEGRKIEREELETLHKLKTAALIEVSVKSGALLAGASPRQMQSLSLYGSLLGLAFQVTDDLLDVTGDPLEMGKAAGSDAQSQKATYPSLLGLEATQSLASELILGALDSLKDFGTGADSLRLLASYVLERRK
- the xseB gene encoding exodeoxyribonuclease VII small subunit, which produces MAKKSFEEALAQLQGIVEELETGDLPLEKAIRKFEDGMKLSKYCNDCLDDAESRLTKLTESGEERPFLPSPPSEEESFT
- the xseA gene encoding exodeoxyribonuclease VII large subunit, with the translated sequence MGKETRKIHTVSELTSDIRSRLESAYPFVWITGEVSNLSKPSSGHLYFVLKDQEAQIAAIMFRGQNRQLRFQVENGLKAIGFGRLSVYSPRGSYQLILEYLEPSGAGSLQLAFEQLKIRLEAEGLFDAACKRKLPFLPLRISLITSPDGAALHDMLKVLRNRFPALSIEIAPVRVQGQEAAGDICRAFALINEKRASDIIILARGGGSLEDLAAFNSEAVARSIFNSEIPVITGVGHETDFTIADFVADYRASTPTAAAEAAVPHKKELQSRLSAMEKQLTNAFRKQLERLREKNRNRTEKLLHPSRHLALCRMRVDDTEQKLIRRFQRLLTWKARQASWTQKAISPTLLIRRLQKDHETLSTLHKGLHLLLERELHQHRMITKNLTLRLENLSPFSILDRGYAVARVLPGQTVLKHTRNLCIGDRVEILLASGTVHCRIEEIDHG
- a CDS encoding Bax inhibitor-1/YccA family protein: MEKILAPNEATRAHVNGFIQSVYNWMAIGLAVTGGLAYLVSEMFVVPPGLFLILVVAQLGMVFVLAGKIQSLSASTATGLFVLYAALNGVTLSWIFLVYTNASIVSTFFICALTFAAASAYGMVTKKDLTSFGGFLMMGLIGIIIASVVNLFLRSPAMTMIVSYIGVFVFVGLAAWDTQKIKQMALSQPADLDNATLRKGAIFGALSLYLDFINLFIMMLHIFGNRD
- a CDS encoding mannose-1-phosphate guanylyltransferase/mannose-6-phosphate isomerase — encoded protein: MKKNVIVPIILAGGSGSRLWPLSRQLYPKQLIALNSSRTMLQETALRLANLSEAVSPIVICNDDHRFMVAEQLRQLNICPETILLEPEGRNTAPAIAVCAMEAASRHNDPLILVLPADHFIADTQAFLSAVREGAGEAEKDRLITFGIVPDGPETGYGYIQKGVPLSSCAFAIERFVEKPDLETATSYVASGNYFWNSGMFLFKASTILEELRTLVPEILSNCEAARRKAATDLDFIRLDGPSFHASPSDSIDYAVMEKTQKGAMIPLKAGWSDLGSWEALWQVGEKDLQSNVIHGDVLTHDVRNSFLHAESRLVAAVGLENHIVVETPDAVLVSPRDRVQDVRKMVDYMRLIGRGEAISHRRVYRPWGSYETIAMDNRFQVKRITVKPGAKLSAQKHYHRAEHWVVVRGTAVVQRGDEEILLREDESIYIPLGVTHRLENPGKIPLDLIEVQSGSYLGEDDIVRFDDVYGRVKDPDAKNATPSA
- the glmM gene encoding phosphoglucosamine mutase, giving the protein MDNIFGTDGIRGRVGCPPMDARSVLGLGKAFGSWLRTRSGISGSSSPVVIIGRDTRYSGDMLAASLAAGLMEAGVHVIDDGILPTPAVALAVRAGHAHAGAVISASHNPYHDNGLKFFGKGGFKLSEKEEREITDRLHTPVETEPYPMGQKLLPVNCISDYMEFVIRSAAGTQASLKDLRLVLDTSNGAMFRAAPAVFQALGAEIHVLGAEPDGYNINEGVGSQHTERLSHRVCEVGAHAGLAFDGDGDRLIAVDASGHKISGDALLAIFARAALEEGTLHPPVLVSTVMSNLGLGQSLAEAGIRHEITGVGDRQVLERMQEHRALIGGEDSGHIIFLGPHCTGDGLFAAVKLAVLCLKTPLEKLASCMNLYPQVLINVPVKEKIPLETLAPVQNEMEAVRRTLGTAGRILVRYSGTESMCRIMVEAPTRDKAETYCRRIQDALQACTG
- a CDS encoding protein GlmU yields the protein MPDPSQVFIADDIREKRIESGVTLHPGTRISGSDTLILRGSCLGGEGSTVLHNVRTGCHVHLKGGYFQEAVFLEGAQAGSGSHVRGGTILEERASIAHSVGLKQTILFPYVTLGSQINFCDILMAGGTGPDNHSEVGSSYIHFNFTPNQDKATASLIGDVPSGVMLNKPPVFLGGQGGLVGPCRLAFGTVVAAGTLQRKDELRENRLIFGSSLKAGNVERVPGKYPGLKKILQNNFTYIANLHALREWYRHVRHQFLDSTFPFELYEGLLLQVESGIAERIKRLIQLRNKVAAFHGEEKGIGRVWSEKADTVCALLGRDTRETESRNIIRHRADFLQTMKVKESYLSTLASMDDQWREAGRSWLQSLVDDRLQRAWEILSAQ
- a CDS encoding glucose-6-phosphate isomerase translates to MPIFHDKKLKNLSLKMKEPAFHLRSLLQDKERCAALFYEGGGLYLDLCRQNMNSEVMVTLTEKARERGVRQSFQDMMAGLKVNASEKRAVLHTAARNPGAPVWVDGNDAAAMLATVLRKIFAFADAAHNGEILGSAGNRFSHVLVVGIGGSRLGTEAVYEALKARHPVWLPLVFLSTIDPNAFYLQTRELNPKTTLVLVVSKSFTTREVAMNQKMVRNWLKNSGVEPSDHMIHVTAKGSPGDCKQDICRDVFHMFEFIGGRYSASSAVGTLPLSLAFGKDVVERFLAGCREMDAHAAQAPEEKNLPLLAALCDIWNGEYLGFPAFVMVPYAAPLLFFSFHMQQLYMESLGKGQTLSGQPIPPEKQAMLCFGHIGTDAQHSFFQMLHQGRGAPVEFIGVLNSPLEACADVSGHGLTPHEELWSNLLAQADAFALGRREGRPEQLCPGNRPSSILTLRDLDANHIGRLLAYLEARTVYVGLLKDINPFDQFGVENGKTLAADLRKHFSGEVPSSGERVETYLNALRQGFFRDQEPKR